From Methanococcus maripaludis, the proteins below share one genomic window:
- a CDS encoding winged helix-turn-helix transcriptional regulator encodes MISALAKKNSRAVLELLAEKEEGLHFGEIKKELGIDGRVLTDTLNAFLDFELVTRTAEDESKRMSKVFYAITKRGLEVLKAYTYLDEIQAGKFD; translated from the coding sequence ATGATAAGTGCATTAGCAAAGAAAAATTCTAGAGCAGTATTGGAATTACTCGCAGAAAAAGAAGAAGGACTTCATTTCGGGGAAATTAAAAAAGAATTGGGGATAGATGGCAGGGTATTAACGGATACTTTAAATGCATTTTTAGATTTTGAGTTAGTTACAAGGACAGCAGAAGATGAATCAAAAAGGATGTCAAAAGTGTTTTATGCGATTACTAAAAGGGGTTTAGAAGTTTTAAAAGCATATACTTACTTGGACGAAATTCAAGCAGGAAAATTTGACTAA
- a CDS encoding DEAD/DEAH box helicase family protein, with translation MIPESPNMLEHIPEDFKYWRKYQQEKIEEILGHISNGKKTIVLNAPTGAGKSLYNISVGSILNSLKSYQIINIYIVHFDSLF, from the coding sequence ATGATCCCAGAATCTCCAAATATGCTAGAACATATCCCAGAAGACTTTAAGTACTGGAGAAAGTATCAGCAGGAAAAAATTGAGGAGATTTTAGGCCATATTTCAAACGGTAAGAAAACAATTGTTTTAAATGCACCAACCGGGGCTGGAAAATCACTTTACAATATTTCGGTTGGTTCTATTTTAAATTCATTAAAAAGTTATCAAATAATTAACATTTATATAGTCCATTTTGATAGTTTATTTTGA
- a CDS encoding DUF2080 family transposase-associated protein, with protein MKPFGNTGHITLPKKLVGKQVEVKIKEDEKGEKKCQQK; from the coding sequence GTGAAACCATTCGGAAACACTGGACACATAACATTACCTAAAAAACTAGTTGGAAAACAAGTAGAAGTTAAAATTAAAGAAGATGAAAAAGGTGAAAAGAAATGTCAGCAGAAATAG